One genomic segment of Terrihabitans soli includes these proteins:
- a CDS encoding peptidoglycan D,D-transpeptidase FtsI family protein, whose translation MTPRRAAGRVRLAMLAFAVLYLGIGGRLVWLGSGAELKEKARLDAEAGLAAKRPSIVDRAGRQLATDIETSSIFAEPRRMLDTDEAAEALIEVMPGLDPQEIHKRFSKDAGFVWVKREITPREQLDVHRLGIPGVGFLNEQRRVYPNGALVSHAIGAVDVDNKGIAGIEQYIDKTDKVSKDGKSDGKPVELAMDLLVQHAVRDELVRAKEEFQAIAASGVVMDVNTGEIVSFVSLPDYDPNVPTDALKPDNINRIAVGVYEMGSTFKALTLAMALDSGLVKMTDRFDATRPLQYGKFQIDDFHPERRVLSVPEVFIHSSNIGTAKIALAVGVDGHKAFLKKMGQLDRLRTELAESARPIVPGNWGELNTVTISFGHGIAVAPLQALMATSALMNGGLLIPPTFLRRTPEEARRLATQVIKPFTSDQMRYLMRLNAEKGSAKKADIPGYRVGGKTGTAEKVVNGRYSDEKVMTAFTAVFPTDAPRYALLVMLDEPKPTKDTHGFRTSGWNAAPVTGKIVARIAPLLGIVPDFDAPPNLPPGLTAAALGEVR comes from the coding sequence ATGACGCCGCGCCGCGCCGCCGGACGCGTGCGTCTGGCCATGCTCGCTTTTGCGGTTCTCTATCTCGGCATTGGCGGCCGTCTCGTCTGGCTCGGCTCCGGCGCCGAACTGAAGGAAAAAGCGCGGCTCGATGCGGAAGCGGGTCTTGCCGCAAAGCGTCCGTCGATTGTCGATCGCGCCGGGCGTCAGCTCGCGACCGATATCGAAACATCTTCCATCTTCGCCGAACCGCGCCGCATGCTCGACACCGACGAAGCGGCGGAAGCTTTGATCGAAGTCATGCCGGGTCTCGATCCGCAGGAGATTCACAAACGCTTTTCCAAGGACGCCGGCTTTGTCTGGGTGAAGCGCGAAATCACGCCGCGTGAACAGCTCGACGTGCACCGCCTCGGCATTCCGGGCGTCGGCTTCCTCAACGAGCAGCGCCGCGTCTATCCCAACGGCGCGCTCGTCTCGCATGCCATCGGCGCCGTCGATGTCGACAACAAGGGCATTGCCGGCATCGAGCAATATATCGACAAGACCGACAAGGTTTCGAAGGACGGCAAGAGCGACGGAAAACCCGTCGAGCTTGCGATGGACCTTCTCGTCCAGCATGCGGTGCGCGATGAGCTTGTGCGCGCCAAGGAAGAGTTTCAGGCGATTGCCGCCTCCGGCGTCGTGATGGACGTCAATACCGGCGAGATCGTCTCTTTCGTCTCGCTGCCCGATTACGATCCGAACGTTCCGACCGATGCGCTGAAGCCCGACAACATTAACCGTATCGCGGTCGGCGTTTACGAGATGGGCTCGACCTTCAAGGCGCTGACGCTCGCAATGGCGCTCGACAGCGGTCTTGTTAAAATGACCGACCGGTTCGATGCGACCCGGCCGCTGCAATACGGAAAATTCCAGATCGACGATTTCCATCCGGAACGCCGCGTGCTCTCGGTGCCGGAAGTCTTCATTCACTCGTCGAATATCGGCACGGCCAAAATTGCGCTCGCCGTCGGCGTCGACGGCCATAAGGCGTTTCTCAAAAAGATGGGCCAGCTCGATCGGCTGCGCACCGAGCTTGCGGAAAGCGCCCGTCCCATCGTTCCCGGCAATTGGGGCGAGCTGAATACCGTCACCATCTCTTTCGGCCACGGCATTGCGGTCGCGCCGCTTCAGGCGCTGATGGCGACTTCGGCCCTGATGAATGGCGGCCTTCTCATTCCGCCGACTTTCCTTAGGCGCACGCCCGAAGAGGCGCGCCGGCTCGCGACCCAGGTCATCAAGCCCTTCACGTCCGACCAGATGCGCTATCTCATGCGCCTCAATGCCGAAAAGGGCTCGGCCAAGAAGGCCGATATCCCCGGTTACAGGGTCGGCGGCAAGACGGGTACGGCCGAAAAGGTCGTGAATGGGCGCTATTCGGACGAAAAGGTCATGACGGCCTTCACGGCGGTTTTCCCGACGGACGCGCCGCGCTACGCTCTCCTCGTCATGCTCGACGAACCGAAACCCACCAAGGACACCCACGGCTTCCGGACCTCCGGCTGGAACGCCGCGCCGGTGACCGGCAAGATCGTGGCGCGCATAGCGCCGCTTCTCGGCATTGTTCCGGACTTCGACGCACCGCCAAACCTCCCGCCCGGGCTGACCGCCGCGGCGCTCGGGGAGGTCAGGTGA
- a CDS encoding UDP-N-acetylmuramoyl-L-alanyl-D-glutamate--2,6-diaminopimelate ligase, translated as MALGELLPEANLSFETARIAIAGITADSRAVEPGFLFAAMPGVKADGMNFARSAVEKGAVAIFTESEPKENFGVPVIRVPNARIALAKVAARFYPRQPKVIAAVTGTNGKTSVASFLRQIWTELGHPAASLGTVGLVSPKGEEYSNLTTPDPIALHKIIDRLTGEGVTHLALEASSHGLDQHRLDGLQLSAGGFTNITRDHLDYHASFDHYRQAKLKLFSEVLPPKAGAVVSADSDGAETFIAAARGRGLKTLTVGAKGTDIHLFATERLGFSQKLHLRHGDEDYRLTLPLAGAFQIENALVAAGLAIATGGKPDKVFAALENLKGASGRLERVGERNGATVIVDYAHTPDALANALSALRPYAEGRLTVLFGAGGDRDPGKRPLMGAVAHEKADNVIVTDDNPRSEKPSTIRSQILAAAPGAREIGDRGEAIATAVRELKPGDVLLVAGKGHETGQIVKERVLPFSDHEAIRAALKD; from the coding sequence CTGGCGCTCGGCGAACTTCTTCCCGAAGCCAATCTCTCTTTCGAAACGGCGCGGATCGCGATTGCCGGCATCACCGCCGACAGCCGCGCGGTCGAGCCCGGCTTTCTGTTTGCGGCGATGCCCGGCGTCAAAGCCGACGGGATGAATTTCGCGCGCTCCGCCGTCGAGAAAGGCGCGGTTGCGATCTTCACCGAGAGCGAGCCGAAAGAGAATTTCGGTGTTCCGGTTATTCGCGTGCCGAATGCGCGCATCGCTTTGGCAAAGGTCGCGGCGCGTTTTTATCCGCGCCAGCCGAAGGTTATCGCCGCTGTTACAGGCACCAACGGCAAAACATCGGTCGCAAGTTTTCTGCGCCAGATCTGGACGGAACTCGGCCATCCAGCGGCAAGCCTCGGCACGGTCGGTCTCGTCTCGCCGAAGGGCGAGGAATATTCGAATCTGACGACGCCCGATCCGATCGCGCTGCACAAGATCATCGACCGCCTCACCGGCGAGGGCGTCACGCATCTGGCTCTGGAGGCGTCTTCGCATGGGCTCGATCAGCACCGGCTCGACGGGCTGCAGCTTTCCGCCGGCGGCTTCACCAACATCACGCGCGATCACCTCGATTATCACGCGAGTTTCGATCACTACCGGCAGGCCAAGCTGAAGCTCTTTTCCGAGGTTCTGCCGCCGAAGGCCGGAGCCGTGGTTTCGGCCGACAGCGACGGGGCCGAGACCTTCATCGCCGCGGCGCGGGGAAGGGGCCTCAAAACTCTGACCGTTGGGGCAAAGGGAACAGATATCCACCTCTTCGCGACTGAGCGCTTGGGCTTCTCCCAGAAGCTGCATCTGCGCCATGGCGATGAGGACTACCGGCTCACGCTGCCGCTCGCCGGCGCTTTCCAGATCGAGAATGCCCTGGTCGCGGCCGGACTTGCCATCGCCACTGGAGGAAAGCCGGATAAAGTATTCGCTGCGCTTGAAAATCTGAAAGGCGCGAGCGGCCGCCTCGAGCGCGTCGGCGAGCGTAACGGGGCGACCGTGATCGTCGATTACGCCCACACTCCGGATGCCCTGGCGAACGCCCTTTCGGCCCTTCGCCCCTATGCCGAGGGCCGGCTGACCGTACTGTTCGGGGCGGGCGGGGACCGCGACCCTGGGAAGCGGCCCTTGATGGGTGCAGTTGCCCATGAGAAAGCGGATAATGTGATCGTGACCGACGACAATCCTCGCTCCGAGAAGCCGTCGACGATCAGGTCCCAGATCCTTGCCGCGGCGCCCGGAGCGCGCGAGATCGGTGACCGCGGCGAAGCGATAGCGACGGCCGTCAGAGAGCTGAAACCGGGCGATGTGCTACTTGTGGCCGGCAAGGGCCATGAGACGGGGCAGATCGTGAAGGAGCGGGTGTTGCCGTTTTCCGATCATGAGGCGATCCGTGCGGCATTGAAGGACTGA
- a CDS encoding UDP-N-acetylmuramoylalanyl-D-glutamyl-2,6-diaminopimelate--D-alanyl-D-alanine ligase, producing MSGAALWTGEEFAAAVGGRVIGTMPQTITGISIDSRTIKPGEAFFAITGDKMDGHDYAKAALENLGSIAVISEKKAPRVGRVWPAVIVDDVLAALTRLAVAARARSDAKIFAVTGSVGKTSTKEMLRLALGVDGEVHASVASFNNHWGVPLSLARLPKSAAYAVFEIGMNHAGEITPLTKLVRPHVAIVTNVEPVHLEHFASVNAIADAKAEIFTGLEPGGFFAIINADNAYAARLADEAKKYDAQIMTFGAAPDASARLLMYSVLSDRTAITASILGKDIAYSLGAPGRHLVQNSLAVLLSARLADVDVKAAAEALGQFQPPVGRGQRHVLHVRGGRATLLDESYNANPASMRAAIEVLGQTRSGRRIAVLGDMLELGHQSEDMHRELAGPLDQARVDLVFAAGPHMRALFDALPASRRGAWAATSAELEEAVLDAIKPGDVVMVKGSLGSKMGPIVAALNRRFAAAESAA from the coding sequence ATGAGCGGGGCTGCTTTGTGGACGGGTGAGGAGTTTGCCGCGGCCGTCGGCGGCCGCGTCATCGGCACCATGCCGCAAACCATCACCGGCATTTCCATCGACAGCCGCACCATCAAGCCGGGCGAGGCGTTCTTCGCCATCACCGGCGACAAGATGGACGGCCACGATTACGCGAAGGCTGCGCTCGAAAATCTCGGCAGCATTGCTGTCATCTCCGAAAAGAAAGCGCCGCGCGTCGGCCGCGTTTGGCCGGCGGTCATCGTCGACGATGTGCTGGCCGCGCTGACGCGCCTTGCTGTCGCCGCACGCGCCCGTTCGGACGCGAAAATCTTCGCCGTCACCGGCAGCGTCGGCAAAACCTCGACCAAGGAAATGCTGCGCCTTGCACTCGGCGTCGACGGCGAAGTGCATGCCTCGGTCGCAAGCTTCAACAATCATTGGGGCGTGCCGCTCTCGCTGGCCCGTCTGCCGAAAAGCGCGGCCTATGCCGTGTTCGAAATCGGCATGAACCATGCGGGCGAAATCACCCCGCTGACGAAACTCGTGCGCCCGCATGTGGCCATCGTGACCAATGTCGAGCCGGTGCATCTCGAACATTTCGCATCGGTGAATGCGATTGCCGATGCGAAGGCCGAGATTTTCACCGGGCTCGAGCCCGGCGGTTTCTTCGCCATCATCAATGCCGACAATGCCTATGCGGCGCGCTTGGCCGATGAAGCGAAGAAATACGACGCGCAGATCATGACCTTCGGCGCAGCGCCCGACGCCAGCGCGCGGCTGCTGATGTACAGCGTCCTGTCCGACCGCACGGCGATCACCGCCTCGATCCTCGGCAAGGACATCGCCTATTCGCTCGGCGCGCCCGGCCGCCATCTCGTGCAGAATTCGCTCGCGGTGCTTCTCTCGGCGCGGCTTGCCGATGTCGATGTGAAGGCGGCGGCCGAAGCGCTCGGCCAGTTCCAGCCTCCCGTCGGCCGCGGCCAGCGTCATGTGCTGCATGTGCGCGGCGGGCGCGCCACATTGCTCGACGAAAGCTACAACGCCAATCCCGCTTCCATGCGCGCGGCGATCGAAGTTCTCGGCCAGACGCGTTCGGGCCGCCGCATCGCCGTTCTCGGCGATATGCTCGAACTCGGCCATCAGTCCGAAGACATGCACCGCGAGCTCGCGGGTCCGCTCGATCAGGCGCGCGTCGATCTCGTTTTCGCCGCAGGGCCGCATATGCGGGCGCTGTTCGATGCGCTGCCGGCGTCGCGCCGCGGCGCCTGGGCCGCAACGTCCGCCGAACTCGAAGAAGCCGTTCTCGATGCCATCAAGCCCGGCGATGTGGTGATGGTCAAAGGCTCGCTCGGCAGCAAAATGGGCCCTATCGTCGCCGCGCTTAACCGCCGATTCGCCGCGGCCGAATCCGCCGCCTGA
- the mraY gene encoding phospho-N-acetylmuramoyl-pentapeptide-transferase, with protein sequence MLAFLADFSDAFPALNVFRYITFRTGGAVITALLFVFMFGPAIISYLKVSQGKGQPIREDGPPTHLLTKKGTPTMGGLMILLGLVVSTLLWGNLRNPYVWVVLGVTLGFGLIGFYDDYLKITKQSHKGFSGKTRLVFEFLIASMAVVIMQVVSPDNLANSLAFPFLKDFLLYLGWFFVIFGAFVIVGSGNAVNLTDGLDGLAIVPVMVAVMSFAFIAYLAGNAVFADYLQINFTPGTGELAVMCGAILGAGLGFLWFNAPPAQVFMGDTGSLALGGLLGSIAVATKHEIVLAIIGGLFVLEAASVIIQVVSFKLTGKRVFRMAPIHHHFEQLGWTEPQVVIRFWIIAVVLALIGLSTLKLR encoded by the coding sequence ATGCTGGCTTTCCTTGCGGACTTTTCGGACGCGTTCCCGGCGCTGAACGTCTTCCGCTACATCACCTTCCGGACCGGCGGCGCCGTCATTACGGCGCTGCTCTTCGTCTTCATGTTCGGCCCGGCGATCATTTCCTATCTCAAGGTCAGCCAGGGCAAGGGCCAGCCGATCCGCGAAGACGGCCCGCCGACCCATCTTCTGACCAAGAAAGGTACGCCCACAATGGGCGGACTGATGATCCTGCTTGGGCTTGTGGTGTCGACGCTGCTCTGGGGCAATCTGCGCAACCCCTATGTCTGGGTCGTGCTCGGCGTGACGCTCGGCTTCGGACTGATCGGCTTCTACGACGACTATCTGAAGATCACCAAGCAGAGCCATAAAGGCTTTTCCGGCAAGACGCGCCTTGTGTTCGAATTCCTGATCGCCAGCATGGCCGTCGTCATCATGCAGGTGGTCAGCCCCGACAATCTTGCGAACTCGCTTGCCTTCCCGTTCCTGAAGGATTTTCTGCTTTATCTCGGCTGGTTCTTCGTCATCTTCGGCGCCTTCGTCATTGTCGGTTCGGGCAATGCGGTGAATCTCACCGACGGTCTGGATGGTTTGGCGATTGTGCCGGTGATGGTCGCGGTGATGAGCTTTGCCTTCATCGCCTATCTCGCGGGTAACGCGGTCTTTGCCGATTATCTGCAGATCAATTTCACGCCCGGAACCGGCGAGCTTGCGGTGATGTGCGGCGCGATCTTGGGCGCGGGGCTCGGCTTTTTGTGGTTCAACGCGCCGCCGGCGCAGGTTTTCATGGGCGATACCGGATCGCTCGCGCTCGGCGGTCTTCTCGGCTCGATTGCCGTTGCCACCAAGCATGAGATCGTTCTTGCGATCATCGGCGGCCTGTTCGTTCTTGAAGCCGCCTCCGTCATCATCCAGGTCGTCTCCTTCAAGCTCACCGGCAAGCGCGTCTTCCGCATGGCGCCGATCCATCACCATTTCGAACAATTGGGATGGACGGAGCCGCAGGTCGTGATCCGCTTCTGGATCATTGCGGTCGTTCTCGCGCTCATCGGACTGTCGACGCTGAAGCTGAGATAA